From a single Aggregatilinea lenta genomic region:
- a CDS encoding SH3 domain-containing protein, producing MRGLVNFFLFVLVTAVVCAGVAGAAYVMADRFEVKTDAHTEQIETDDVTPTANDGPVTTSPAATEDASSAAPDLAATATPRPSATPNVTATPNATSTPAFTVWTIFAQQSVNIRECPAQTCRLIALLRPGTEIHVLDTVDNWHEILLDDGQIGYVATYLTREATPAP from the coding sequence ATGAGGGGCCTCGTAAATTTCTTCTTGTTCGTACTGGTGACTGCCGTCGTGTGCGCGGGGGTGGCGGGCGCGGCCTACGTGATGGCGGATCGCTTCGAGGTCAAGACCGACGCCCACACGGAGCAGATCGAGACGGACGACGTCACGCCCACCGCAAACGACGGCCCAGTGACTACATCGCCTGCCGCGACGGAGGACGCCTCCAGCGCAGCGCCGGATCTGGCTGCCACGGCCACCCCCCGGCCCAGCGCCACACCGAACGTCACCGCCACGCCCAACGCGACCAGCACACCCGCCTTCACCGTCTGGACGATCTTCGCCCAGCAGAGCGTCAACATACGCGAATGCCCGGCCCAGACCTGCCGCCTGATCGCGCTGCTGCGGCCCGGCACGGAGATCCACGTACTGGATACAGTGGACAACTGGCACGAGATCCTGCTGGACGATGGCCAGATCGGCTACGTCGCCACCTACTTGACCCGCGAGGCGACACCCGCCCCCTAA
- a CDS encoding glycosyltransferase family 39 protein: MPSAKRSLPLLLVVAVLLGGFALRVHNADAVPVFVDEYNHIRRAQAAYDFSYNPMEISHGKLLFYYWIGLFDPQGEGTLLVSRWADALASLLTCAAAGGAAKLLFGRRALVPAMAFYALVPFAVFFDRTALADPLAGALASLAAWSSLIVVRRPTVRRGLAAGLLITLAVLAKLTTAGVLALPVAGAIVLGDVAWPRRDWTSVRAWIGALWRRYRRAWIAVGGVFTLAAAVVLALTLESAINGENTYLLDTHLVQQEPGTNSLLVEKWGDIRDRGETLISAPLSLVMIVLLVVLLWRKPRPAIYALAWLLAIWIPNLALADDVQSRYLMAGVGALAALFGGEMVAGGALLGDWIARGRDELARARWRHWATAGLASVILVVWAVGFALPFDVKASTDPASLKLPWRDSHDYFNYIYNAWGIRETMAWADDHGERVGDQLPVVAVLNHCGPVNLYVEENMAFRCQDRWAFPGSRMPSNVERWTTLINAAKQWPFVYVVSEYPAIVPPDDPPTNGSLNWDLQTTFDRPQGGLTIALWRVTMKH, from the coding sequence ATGCCTTCAGCCAAGCGCTCCCTCCCGCTCCTGCTGGTCGTTGCCGTATTGCTCGGCGGCTTCGCGCTGCGCGTGCACAACGCGGACGCGGTGCCGGTCTTCGTGGACGAGTACAACCACATCCGGCGCGCGCAGGCCGCCTATGATTTTTCGTATAACCCCATGGAAATTAGCCACGGCAAGCTGCTGTTTTATTACTGGATCGGGCTGTTCGATCCGCAGGGAGAAGGTACGCTGCTGGTGTCGCGCTGGGCGGATGCCCTGGCCTCGCTGCTGACCTGCGCGGCGGCGGGCGGCGCGGCCAAACTGCTCTTTGGACGGCGCGCGCTGGTGCCCGCGATGGCCTTCTACGCGCTGGTGCCGTTCGCGGTATTCTTCGACCGCACCGCCCTGGCCGACCCACTGGCGGGCGCACTGGCGTCGCTGGCAGCGTGGAGCAGCCTGATCGTTGTGCGCCGCCCGACCGTACGCCGAGGGCTGGCGGCGGGCCTGCTGATTACGCTGGCCGTGCTGGCCAAGCTGACCACGGCTGGCGTCCTGGCGCTGCCGGTTGCCGGTGCGATCGTGCTGGGTGACGTCGCGTGGCCGCGCCGGGATTGGACCAGCGTCCGCGCCTGGATCGGGGCGTTGTGGCGGCGCTACCGGCGCGCGTGGATCGCGGTGGGCGGCGTGTTTACGCTGGCAGCGGCAGTGGTGCTTGCGCTCACCCTGGAGAGCGCGATCAACGGCGAAAACACCTATCTGCTCGATACGCATCTCGTCCAGCAGGAACCGGGCACGAACAGCCTGCTGGTCGAAAAGTGGGGCGACATCCGCGACCGGGGCGAAACCCTGATCTCCGCACCGCTGTCGCTGGTAATGATCGTGCTGCTGGTCGTGCTGCTGTGGCGCAAGCCGCGCCCGGCGATCTACGCGCTGGCATGGCTGCTGGCGATCTGGATTCCTAATCTGGCGCTGGCGGATGACGTGCAGTCGCGCTACCTCATGGCGGGTGTCGGCGCGCTGGCGGCGCTGTTCGGCGGGGAGATGGTCGCCGGGGGCGCACTGCTGGGCGACTGGATCGCGCGGGGCCGCGACGAGCTTGCGCGCGCCAGGTGGCGGCACTGGGCCACGGCAGGTCTGGCAAGCGTGATCCTGGTCGTGTGGGCGGTAGGCTTCGCGCTGCCGTTCGACGTGAAAGCCTCGACCGATCCGGCGTCGCTCAAGCTGCCCTGGCGGGATTCGCACGACTACTTCAATTATATCTACAACGCGTGGGGCATCCGCGAGACGATGGCCTGGGCCGACGATCACGGCGAGCGCGTGGGGGATCAGCTTCCCGTTGTGGCGGTGCTCAACCACTGCGGCCCGGTGAACCTGTACGTCGAGGAGAATATGGCGTTCCGCTGTCAGGATCGCTGGGCATTCCCCGGATCGCGCATGCCGTCGAACGTCGAGCGCTGGACTACGCTGATCAACGCGGCGAAGCAGTGGCCGTTCGTGTACGTCGTCAGCGAGTATCCGGCCATCGTGCCGCCAGACGATCCGCCCACGAACGGATCGTTGAATTGGGACCTGCAAACCACGTTCGACCGGCCCCAGGGCGGCCTGACCATCGCGCTGTGGCGGGTCACCATGAAGCACTAG
- the epsC gene encoding serine O-acetyltransferase EpsC, with protein sequence MSILASIRDDVQCVLERDPAARNRLEVLTSYSGLHALWAYRVSHRLWNAHLYLPARWLSQFTRWLTGIEIHPGARIGPRLFIDHGMGVVIGETAEVGANVTIYHGVTLGGVSLHHGKRHPTIEDGVVIGAGAKVLGAITIGRNTRIGANAVVVKDVEPDMVVVGIPGRPVHRSGAEPEAHRPDLDHNILPDIISERLDRILARLDDVEKAAQANGNGHSAAERIEQLPDYVI encoded by the coding sequence ATGTCGATCTTGGCGTCGATTCGTGACGATGTCCAGTGTGTACTGGAGCGCGATCCGGCGGCGCGCAACCGGCTTGAGGTGCTTACGAGCTATTCCGGGCTGCACGCGTTGTGGGCCTACCGGGTTTCGCACCGGCTGTGGAACGCGCATTTGTATCTGCCTGCACGCTGGCTCTCGCAGTTCACGCGCTGGCTGACGGGGATCGAAATTCACCCCGGCGCGCGCATCGGCCCGCGCCTGTTCATCGATCACGGCATGGGCGTCGTGATTGGCGAGACGGCTGAGGTCGGCGCGAACGTGACGATTTATCACGGGGTGACGCTGGGCGGTGTGAGCCTGCATCACGGCAAGCGTCACCCTACCATCGAGGATGGGGTTGTGATCGGCGCCGGGGCGAAGGTGTTGGGCGCGATCACCATTGGGCGTAATACACGCATTGGAGCGAACGCAGTGGTCGTCAAAGACGTGGAACCGGATATGGTCGTGGTGGGCATTCCCGGCAGGCCGGTGCATCGCAGCGGCGCAGAGCCGGAAGCGCATCGCCCAGACCTGGATCACAATATTTTGCCGGATATCATTTCCGAGCGGCTCGATCGCATCCTGGCGCGCCTGGACGACGTGGAGAAGGCCGCGCAGGCGAACGGCAACGGCCACAGTGCCGCCGAGCGCATCGAGCAACTGCCGGATTACGTGATTTAG
- a CDS encoding SH3 domain-containing protein: MSRFARRGLPGLVACVILLLALPIVPGAPAAHAQNGCDGLIAPRLTPGGAGRVSSSLGVSLKNVPATSAGGATELATLPTDTVFTVLDGPQCNQGYAWWQIQLPSGVTGWAAEGNATDYFLEPTTIGLYTYRRSPDATTVTRFFVTPDGAARQEAVFTVPPLDATPASAWQQVELDTLTQGLTDVAQNCPERFVGTPWADEAARTDPTNVALPVLDYTIYPAPAGDRLLLVRSLMLPLPRCVTALPDEAGMTRVTLLAEDGTETELFPFPQHGTIPASQDRYALSEPDAPRVYLDEIKWSPDGGYIAFVVAYRDTCEDADCYRFQMYVYNTGSGQLYVPGEGRHVAWANNGAQLLAFRLLAEGDTQRGHLYSMNPDGTGRQEVWLPGGAVYLSSTQTALGFPWNAGGTRVLIGNGGTEQVMMLNIVDRGLTSPAAVPDIAAPLNRLSVDFVKGDSALLWTTIRGQFVLQDVRSGEAVRLTSEVASTGVPLREVRPFSTGLHVLLEMSNGTAYVLDLTADRLTQVVFGG; this comes from the coding sequence ATGAGTCGGTTCGCGCGCCGGGGACTGCCCGGCCTTGTCGCGTGTGTGATCCTGCTGCTCGCCCTGCCCATCGTGCCCGGAGCACCCGCCGCCCACGCCCAAAACGGCTGCGACGGCCTGATCGCGCCCCGCCTGACACCGGGCGGCGCGGGACGCGTCAGCTCGTCTCTCGGCGTCAGCCTGAAAAACGTACCCGCGACCAGCGCAGGCGGCGCAACCGAACTCGCCACGCTGCCCACAGACACCGTGTTCACCGTGCTCGACGGGCCGCAGTGCAACCAGGGCTACGCCTGGTGGCAGATCCAGTTACCGAGTGGCGTTACAGGGTGGGCCGCCGAGGGCAACGCGACCGATTACTTCCTGGAGCCGACCACGATCGGGCTGTATACCTACCGTCGCAGCCCGGACGCGACGACCGTCACGCGCTTCTTCGTGACGCCGGATGGCGCGGCGCGGCAGGAAGCCGTGTTCACCGTGCCGCCCCTCGACGCGACGCCCGCCAGCGCATGGCAGCAGGTCGAGCTGGACACGCTCACGCAAGGACTCACCGACGTCGCGCAGAACTGCCCGGAGCGGTTCGTGGGCACGCCCTGGGCGGACGAGGCAGCGCGAACCGATCCCACCAACGTGGCACTGCCCGTACTGGATTACACTATTTATCCCGCCCCGGCGGGCGACCGGCTGCTGCTGGTGCGCTCACTGATGCTGCCCCTGCCGCGCTGCGTGACCGCCCTGCCGGACGAAGCCGGCATGACGCGCGTCACGCTGCTCGCCGAAGACGGCACGGAAACCGAGTTGTTCCCCTTCCCGCAGCACGGAACGATCCCGGCGTCCCAGGATCGCTACGCGCTCTCCGAGCCGGACGCGCCGCGCGTGTATCTGGACGAGATCAAATGGTCGCCGGACGGGGGATACATCGCGTTCGTGGTGGCCTACCGCGACACGTGCGAGGACGCGGACTGCTACCGCTTCCAGATGTACGTCTATAACACGGGCAGTGGCCAGCTCTACGTGCCCGGCGAGGGGCGGCACGTCGCCTGGGCCAACAACGGCGCGCAGCTTCTGGCCTTCCGCCTGCTGGCCGAAGGCGACACGCAGCGCGGCCACCTGTACAGCATGAATCCCGACGGCACGGGGCGCCAGGAGGTGTGGCTTCCGGGCGGCGCGGTGTACCTCTCCTCGACGCAGACCGCGCTCGGCTTCCCCTGGAACGCGGGCGGCACGCGTGTGCTGATCGGCAACGGCGGGACCGAGCAAGTGATGATGCTCAACATCGTGGACCGGGGCCTGACCTCGCCCGCCGCCGTGCCGGACATCGCCGCGCCGCTGAACCGGCTCTCGGTCGATTTCGTCAAGGGCGATTCGGCGCTGCTGTGGACGACGATCCGGGGCCAGTTCGTGCTGCAGGACGTGCGCAGCGGGGAAGCGGTACGCCTGACCAGTGAAGTCGCCTCGACCGGCGTGCCCCTGCGCGAGGTGCGGCCCTTCTCGACCGGGCTGCACGTGCTATTGGAAATGTCGAACGGCACGGCCTACGTGCTCGACCTCACCGCCGACCGCCTGACGCAGGTCGTATTCGGGGGATAA
- a CDS encoding HAD family hydrolase codes for MPRPIKLAFFNVIGTLHPQFNPYDYLHRRLDLMDESLEYTFQYQRRPQDVARWHEAEAELWEGQDAERVEMLLGQLAWLPGAADVAQLLRSSGVELVLISSGFDLQLRPEAAQLDARYWFANTLCVEDGRLTGEIDLCLDDNARGELVAQVRVQAGAAADECIAFGASMLDIPMFEQVGWSAAIMPYDSRVREAATITLEEPDLTPLLPMLRSLL; via the coding sequence ATGCCCCGTCCTATCAAACTCGCGTTTTTTAACGTCATCGGCACGCTGCACCCCCAATTCAACCCGTACGACTACCTGCACCGCCGCCTCGACCTGATGGACGAGTCGCTGGAATACACGTTCCAGTACCAGCGCCGCCCGCAGGACGTGGCCCGCTGGCACGAGGCCGAAGCGGAACTGTGGGAAGGGCAGGACGCGGAGCGGGTCGAAATGCTGCTCGGCCAGCTCGCCTGGTTGCCCGGCGCGGCGGATGTGGCGCAGCTGCTGCGGTCGTCGGGTGTGGAGTTGGTGCTGATCAGCAGCGGGTTTGATTTGCAGCTCCGGCCAGAGGCGGCACAGCTTGACGCGCGCTACTGGTTCGCTAATACGCTGTGCGTCGAAGATGGGCGGCTGACGGGCGAGATCGACCTGTGCCTGGACGACAACGCACGCGGTGAGCTGGTCGCGCAGGTCAGGGTGCAGGCGGGTGCGGCGGCGGATGAGTGCATCGCGTTTGGGGCGTCGATGCTCGACATCCCCATGTTCGAGCAAGTGGGGTGGAGCGCGGCGATCATGCCCTACGATAGCCGCGTGCGCGAGGCGGCGACGATCACGCTCGAGGAACCGGATCTTACGCCGCTGCTGCCCATGCTGCGATCGCTGCTTTGA